One stretch of Roseivirga sp. BDSF3-8 DNA includes these proteins:
- a CDS encoding DUF2752 domain-containing protein, whose translation MLVVLIGLGVVYKTFNPEVAGIFPRCPFNKYTGLQCPGCGSQRAVHHLLNLDVASAFRMNALLVIFLPYILLGMAYDMLSKPGPRVLRWRNILFGQKAILIILVIITIYTIGRNIFPA comes from the coding sequence GTGCTTGTGGTACTTATCGGATTGGGTGTGGTATATAAAACATTCAACCCCGAGGTAGCCGGTATTTTCCCCCGTTGTCCTTTTAATAAGTATACCGGACTGCAATGTCCCGGTTGCGGCTCACAGCGAGCCGTCCATCACCTCCTTAATCTTGATGTGGCCTCAGCATTTCGTATGAATGCCCTGCTGGTCATCTTCCTTCCTTATATACTTCTTGGCATGGCCTATGACATGCTCTCCAAGCCTGGCCCCCGGGTACTCCGCTGGCGAAATATCCTATTTGGCCAAAAAGCCATCCTCATCATCCTCGTCATTATCACGATATACACAATAGGCAGAAATATTTTCCCTGCCTGA
- a CDS encoding CD225/dispanin family protein encodes MNDQKPPKTWLVESILVTIFCCLPLGIVGIINASKVEGRFHSGDIQGAMHASKEAGKWTKIGAIIGIAGVVIYILMMALGIGGAMLDSGQF; translated from the coding sequence ATGAACGATCAAAAACCACCTAAGACCTGGCTGGTAGAGTCTATCCTCGTTACCATATTTTGCTGTCTTCCTCTTGGCATTGTAGGAATTATCAATGCATCTAAAGTAGAAGGACGCTTTCATAGTGGTGACATTCAGGGGGCTATGCATGCTTCTAAGGAAGCCGGCAAGTGGACCAAGATCGGAGCTATCATCGGTATTGCCGGTGTGGTAATCTACATCCTTATGATGGCACTGGGTATTGGCGGAGCTATGCTTGACAGTGGACAGTTCTAA